The Candidatus Nezhaarchaeota archaeon DNA window AGGCAACAATCGTCACCAGCACTTTCCACTTTAGACTAACAAACTATTGATGAAAGGGTTATATATAAGCGAGGTCTCTTCAAAAGACTTGACGAAGATTGTTTGAGAATTGGGAAGAGGTAGAACCTCAATTTAAGAAGGAAGAGAGGAGGAGGAAGGACGAAGACTTATTGAAAACGGTAGAGGAAGTCTTTGACACCTTCACGCTCGAAGCTCTCTACAAGCTCATAAATAAGAAGGTCATAGACGTTTTATACGGCGTTGTGGATACTGGAAAGGAGTCGAGAGTTTACTGGGCTAAGTCTCCTGAGGGGGCGGACTTAGCAGTCAAGATATTCTTAACCTCTACAAGAGAGTTCAAGAGGACAATTCTACAATACATCGAGGGGGACCCTAGGTTCAAGAGGATCAAGAGGGGGACAAGACCACTAGTATATGCCTGGGCCTTAAAGGAGTTCAAGAATCTCAAAAGAGCTTATGAGACTGGCGTCAGTGTTCCTAAGCCAATAGCAGTTTATAGAAACGTGATAGTGATGGACTTCATAGGCGAAAATGGTGTACCAGCACCTCTACTTAAAGATGCTGAAGTCAACGATTATGAAGAAATGTTTAGAAAGGTGGTGGAGAACGTTAAGATTCTCTACCGCAAAGCTGGCATTATTCATGCAGATTTAAGCGAATACAACATAATGGTTTGGAAGGGTGCTCCCGTGTTCTTCGATTTTGGTCAAGCAGTGTTAACGACTCACCCGAATGCTGACTTCTTCCTTGAAAGGGATGTTAGGAATGTGGTAAACTACTTCAGGAAGAAGGGGGTCAGGACAGACGTCAAGAGCGTGTTAATGGAGGTACTAGGATGACCCTAACAACTTAACTGAGGGGGCTAAGATTCTTCCGCTAAAGACCCTATCAGCCCTCTGCGTTTAAGCTCCTCGACCTCATCTTTTGTATATCTCCAAAGTAGATCTCCTCTACCAGGCTGAAAGTCCCACGGAGCAATTAGTACAAAGTCCCCCTCTTTAAACCAAAGTCTCTTCCTCAACTTGCCAGGTATCCTACATTGCAGTATCCTTCCATCAGCTGCCTTAACTTCAGCCCTATCATTCCCTAGCAACTTAGTTATTACCCCTACCAACTCTCCTTCAGCTGGAAGGCGCAGTTCCCTTTTCTCCTCTTTCTGCTTCAAGCCTGTTCAAAGTGATAGGCTGAGGTATTAGCTATTAAGCGTTTCGAGATCTAAGAAGTATCGTCAACCTACGAAGGCGTTTACCTTTACTCTTATCCCATCCTCGGTCCTTGTAAGATTCTTTAACTTGAACGTTGAACGTCTTCCTTACGATATTTGATATCCTTCTAGCAATGCTGATTGAGGGAAGCAGTACGTTAACACCACCGTCAACCTCCTCCCATACAGCTCCAGTCTGTATATTATGCGAGCCGCCTGACATTTCGAGAATGAGTTTGTTTACTAAGGCTTTTATCTGCTCTAGTTCCTTATCATCGAAGTCTCTAAGCTGTATGATTGCCTCGAAATTCTTGCCAATAACTCTTAAGCATACTGGGCATATCGAGAAACTAGGCTTGATGTCCAAGCTCATCGACGTCTCTCTAGGCTTGAGGAGTGGGTGAATTCTCTCATCGAAGGTTATGGTGATGGTTATTTGCTCGCCTGAGATTATTCTGTAAACGTCTTGATGCGTGAGCTTGACGGAAACGTTGAGGTCGCACGTCTTCTCAACCATACCCCTAATGACATAGACCATGTTCTCAACGGACTTCTCCGATGAGAGGTCTATTGGCAGCCATCGATTCTTAAACTTCACGGAATAGCACTTTCGACATAACGTTAACGACACTTCGCGTGGGAGGGCGAGTACTCCGTACATCTCCATGTAACAATTAGAACACAAATTCCTCAGATTGGAGGCCTCGAACATGCCTATTTCAGTGCCACACTTAGCACAAAATCTCTTCAAGGGTGACTTACCTGCTACTACTTTCACGTAATTTTTATTAATTGTGCATGAGGGATGGAGGCCACTACAGTAACAGCATCCTTGTGTATAAGCTTCCTTTTAATGGCATACTTTACGCAATTCTCGCCTAAGAAATTAGCTATCGTGGCTTTTTTGGCTATCTTCATTGCCTCTTTGAGACTCATTTTCTCTCCTCCGTAGAATTTTTCACTAACCTCTATCTTTACAGCACCTTCAGCGAAAGTTTTACCGAGAAGTTCAGCATCGCAGACAGCTACAACCACGTCCCCTCCATGACGATGGATTTTTACGTAAACCTCTACTTGATCATCTGACGACAATTTAAGTCCCTCTTGCTGGACTTATGGCACCACACGCAGTACAGTGTATCATTAACACTCTCCCCTCCTTACGTAGAGTTGTGTCAACGCCCTTACATACTGGACATATGACGTACAATTTCGTGTAAACGTCTATTAAGCCATCTATCTTCTCCTTCGAGAACTTGCCATGCAAAATTGCTCTAGTATCATCTAATACTCCCGCAGTTCCAAGCTCATGAAGCAAGAAGTTGAAGAACTGTTCTGGTTGCCTATTTAATGTCGAGACGATTTCCTTGAAGTTTTGTATTATGGTTCTATTGCCCATGGTGATGACCTTAGCTTTTGGTACTTGAAAGCGTCCAGTAGTCAAAGGCTTTGCTGGAACTTGACTTAAAGCTCTCTCAAGTAATGCTAGATACTCTTGGAACCTCTCATCCTTTGTTTCTAACAAAGCTTAGCCTCTCCTTGGTCCTCCTCGTCAACCCTATAATAGCTTGCTCGGCTTATAATACTTGTCGGAGAATTTTAAGTCCCCATCTTCCAGCTCTCGAGATAGGCTTTTTGCTCTTCAGTGAGGAAGTCTATGCTGATACCCATCGACCTAAGTTTTAACCTAGCTACTTCCTCATCAATTTCCTTCGGAACAGAGTAGACACGAGGAGCTAGCTCGCTACCCTTCTTTACTAGATACTCAACTGAGAGAGCTTGATTCGCAAAGGACATGTCCATGACCTCGCTCGGATGACCCTCGGCAGCGACTAGGTTTACGAGCCTACCTTCAGCTAACAAGTACAATCTCTTACCATTAACTAAGACGTGCTCTATTACATTCGGCCTTATCTCGATCTTCTCCCTCGTTATTGCTTCTAGATCCTCTAAGTTTATTTCTACATTGAAGTGACCACTGTTAGCTAGTATAGCTCCATCCTTCATCTTGAGCATGTGCTCCCCCCTTATGACGTTGATGTTGCCTGTGACTGTTATGAAGATGTCCCCTATCTTGCAAGCCTCGGACATAGGCATGACCTCGAAGCCATCCATTACAGCTTCTAGAGCTCTTACCGGGTTAACTTCTGTTACTACGACGCGTGCCCCCATGCCACGAGCTCTCATAGCTATGCCCCTTCCACACCAACCATACCCAGCTACGACTACCACCTTCCCAGACATTAACACATTGGTTGCTCTAAGTATACCGTCAATCGTGCTCTGACCCGTACCGTACCTGTTGTCGAAGAGAAACTTGGTATAAGCATCATTGACAGCGATTATTGGGTAGAGGAGCTTGCCCTCCTTCATTAAAGCCCTCAACCTCATGACTCCAGTTGTTGTCTCTTCCGTTCCACCTACTACCTTGAAGCTTGGTGTCGTGCCTAGAACCCTCTTTACCACCTCAATCTCTCTTGAGGTCTCTCCAAAGCTTAGCTTATGTAGTGTTGAAACTAGGTCTGCTCCATCGTCGATGGTTATGGTTAGGGGTTTTGATAGTACTCTTCCTATGGCTTCGTAGTAGCCTTCAAAATCCATTCCCCTCCAAGCATACACGTTGACTCCGCTGGATGCTAAGTAAGCTGCCACCTCATCCTGAGTAGAGAGAGGATTGGAAGCGCAGAGAGCCACCTTTGCCCCACCATCAATTAGCGTCTCGACTAGCACTGCTGTCTCTTTGGTTACATGAAGGCAGGCCCCTACTACGACACCACTAAGAGGTTTCTCTTCTCTGAACCTCCTCCTTATCTCTGCCAAAACTGGCATGTGATCTCTAGCCCACTTAACTAGCTTCTCTCCTCGCTCAGCAAGCGATGGGTCCTTCACCTTGAAGTCCACTACACCAATGCCTCCTTGAGAGCTTCGCCACATTTACACGTCCTTTCAACAGGAATTCGAGGTATTAGCTCAGCTAGTAATTTCTTTGCCTTATCGATGTTCTCTGCCATAACCCTCGTAACCTCCTCAGCAGTAACGTGCTTCGGTGCCCACACATCGTAATCCGTGATCAACGTTATCGCTACATAGCACATCTCTGCTTCCCTCGCTAGATTAACTTCCGGAACCAACGTCATTCCTATAACGTCGGCCCCCCAAGTTTTAAACAACTTCGACTCAGCCCTAGTCGAGAAGCGTGGTCCCTCGATACACACATACGTCCCCTTATCGTGAAAACTTAACTTAAGCTCCTTTAGGGTCTCAATAGTTATTTCCCTCAATTGAGGGCAGAAAGGATCTGCAAGCGATACGTGACAGACAAGCCCTCCATCATAAAACGTGTATTCCCTCTTCTTAGTGAAGTCGATGAACTGATCGATTACCACTATATCACCTGGTGCGTAATCTTCCCTTAAGCTGCCAACAGCAGATACTGATATTATCCTCTTAACTCCTAGCTCTTTGAGAGCCCATATGTTAGCTCTGTAGTTTATCTTATGAGGCGGTATCTTGTGTCCCCGGCCGTGCCTGGGTATGAAAGCTATGGATCTCCCCTTATATTCGCTAATGAAGACAGAGTCTGATGTTGGGCCATAGGGAGTGTAGACTTTGATCTCCTGGGAGGGACCGAATATTGATGGATCGTAGAGACCTGATCCGCCTATAACTCCTATTTCAGCCTTCTCCTTAAACATGAGGATCACAAGATCAACTAAGCAGGTTTAAGCAAAAAATGCTTACGCTCCCACAATACTTATAATTGAAGGTTTAAAGAGAATCTATGGTTGGTGCAAGCCCCATGCCTCAGAAGATGAGGGTTAAGCTTGTCACATGGGATGATGTCGTGTTTTGGTGTAAGGAGCTTGCAAAGAAGATAAGAAGCTCTGGCTTCAAGCCAGATGTTATCGTCGCCATAGCTAGAGGAGGATTTGCTCCAGCAAGACTCCTATGCGATTACTTAGATGTTGTAGACTTATTGAGTATTAAGGTGGAGCACTGGATTGAGACTGGAAAGCATAAGGAGGAAGCAACGATCAAGTATCCATTTAATTACGATTTCAACGGCAAGAGAGTGCTCATAGTAGATGACATAGCTGACACAGGCAAGAGCATCATAGTCGCTAAGAAGCACATTTCAGAGGTATGTAGGCCGAGCGATTTGAGAGTTGCTACAATGCAGCTCATACCATCTACGTCACTCATAGTCCCAGACTACTATGTTGACGAAGTCAAGGAGTGGACTTGGTACATGTACCCATGGAACTTCACGGAAGACATGATAAACCTAATAATGAGGATAGTGAAGGAGAAGCCGGAACACAAGTGGAGCCCCGAAGAAATATCGAAGGAATTCAAGGAAAGCTATGGGATCGAGCTTCCAGTTCAAGTGTTTAGGGAAGTGCTTGAAGAGATGGTCTTTCGAGGAAAGCTAGTGAAAGTAAGCGACATACACTTTAAGATACCGACAGCTCAAAGCAGCGCTTAAAAGAAGGGCGCCACAAATCTTTTTACTCGTTCCTCCCTTGAGTGAAGGGCTCGTTTGAGTACCAGCTTACATTCGCTAATTTGGTGGTTAACATGAGGTTTAAAGCTGTGAGGTATGATGGTAAGTGTTTAGAAATCGATATAGATGATGAATTGGTGAGGTACCTACAAAAAGAGCCATTCGAGTACAGGGTATGCACAGATTGCTGTGGCCCAGTAATCCTTCCAGTAGAGCTTAAACAACCAAAGGAAAGCGATTATGTTGTTGACTTAGGCAATAATAAGAAGCTTTACATATCGTCAATTCAAGCTTTGTGGATTAGGAGGTTAACAATGGATATGCTTAGAGAGTCATGCTACATCTAGCTCGTAACAACTTGATCCGTAAAGCTCCTTTCTACGAGCTTCAAGCATCTCGATTGGCTTACCTTCAAACTCAGCAGCAGATAACAGTCTAACACCTTTCAATTCAGCTTCCCTAATTACGGGCTCTATCTTCTGCTTATAGCCTAAATCCCTCATTAAGTGATGATCTAAGACAATGGTCTTCACCGGGGTCTCACGAATTATTCTAATCAAGTTTTTTATGGAAGCCTCTAAGCTTTCATAAGGGTATCGATATCCCAGCATGTAAGTCATGGGACCATCGACTATGAGAACATCCGATCTTTCACGCAATATTATGTCTAATTGTGCATCGAGTGATGGACCCTCAACATCTGATGTGTAGAGAACCTTTTCCTCACCATCACACACTGAGACCATGATCACGTAACCTAGTTTGGTGTTCGTGCCGTGGGGGATAGGCTCTGAAATCCTTATGATCGTAGAGTTGACCCTTATATCCCTTCCATCAGCATATTGATATGTACCCCCAGCCTCGTTGATCTTCGATAGAAAGTAACTAGCCCTCCTCTTCTGGCTAAAGTTTATGTTTTGGGTTGGATGCTTAACGTAAACCATCTTCTTAGCTAGAAGCTCGGCAGAGTCAGGCTCGTGGTGATCGTAGTGGTAGTGAGTTATTACTACGTGTGTGCAGTCTATGAGGTTATCCTCTATAACAGACCACATTTCATTGAGCTTCTTAATCTCTAGTTCATGGGGAGGGAGACCATAACGGTAGGGAGCTAGAGCTACTCCTGGATCTATCATTAACCTTATGTCTTTAGTTTCGATGAGGGTCGCCATAGACCTTACACCCATGCTATCATAGGCAAGCAGCTCTATCTTCATCTATCTCACCGCAGGTCATCACAGTATTCCTCTCTACGTCAGCTTACAATATTGTA harbors:
- a CDS encoding NMD3-related protein, producing the protein MKRFCAKCGTEIGMFEASNLRNLCSNCYMEMYGVLALPREVSLTLCRKCYSVKFKNRWLPIDLSSEKSVENMVYVIRGMVEKTCDLNVSVKLTHQDVYRIISGEQITITITFDERIHPLLKPRETSMSLDIKPSFSICPVCLRVIGKNFEAIIQLRDFDDKELEQIKALVNKLILEMSGGSHNIQTGAVWEEVDGGVNVLLPSISIARRISNIVRKTFNVQVKESYKDRGWDKSKGKRLRRLTILLRSRNA
- a CDS encoding phosphoribosyltransferase; the protein is MVGASPMPQKMRVKLVTWDDVVFWCKELAKKIRSSGFKPDVIVAIARGGFAPARLLCDYLDVVDLLSIKVEHWIETGKHKEEATIKYPFNYDFNGKRVLIVDDIADTGKSIIVAKKHISEVCRPSDLRVATMQLIPSTSLIVPDYYVDEVKEWTWYMYPWNFTEDMINLIMRIVKEKPEHKWSPEEISKEFKESYGIELPVQVFREVLEEMVFRGKLVKVSDIHFKIPTAQSSA
- a CDS encoding translation initiation factor eIF-1A — translated: MKQKEEKRELRLPAEGELVGVITKLLGNDRAEVKAADGRILQCRIPGKLRKRLWFKEGDFVLIAPWDFQPGRGDLLWRYTKDEVEELKRRGLIGSLAEES
- a CDS encoding serine protein kinase RIO, whose product is MFENWEEVEPQFKKEERRRKDEDLLKTVEEVFDTFTLEALYKLINKKVIDVLYGVVDTGKESRVYWAKSPEGADLAVKIFLTSTREFKRTILQYIEGDPRFKRIKRGTRPLVYAWALKEFKNLKRAYETGVSVPKPIAVYRNVIVMDFIGENGVPAPLLKDAEVNDYEEMFRKVVENVKILYRKAGIIHADLSEYNIMVWKGAPVFFDFGQAVLTTHPNADFFLERDVRNVVNYFRKKGVRTDVKSVLMEVLG
- a CDS encoding S-methyl-5'-thioadenosine phosphorylase; the protein is MLMFKEKAEIGVIGGSGLYDPSIFGPSQEIKVYTPYGPTSDSVFISEYKGRSIAFIPRHGRGHKIPPHKINYRANIWALKELGVKRIISVSAVGSLREDYAPGDIVVIDQFIDFTKKREYTFYDGGLVCHVSLADPFCPQLREITIETLKELKLSFHDKGTYVCIEGPRFSTRAESKLFKTWGADVIGMTLVPEVNLAREAEMCYVAITLITDYDVWAPKHVTAEEVTRVMAENIDKAKKLLAELIPRIPVERTCKCGEALKEALV
- the ahcY gene encoding adenosylhomocysteinase, with translation MWRSSQGGIGVVDFKVKDPSLAERGEKLVKWARDHMPVLAEIRRRFREEKPLSGVVVGACLHVTKETAVLVETLIDGGAKVALCASNPLSTQDEVAAYLASSGVNVYAWRGMDFEGYYEAIGRVLSKPLTITIDDGADLVSTLHKLSFGETSREIEVVKRVLGTTPSFKVVGGTEETTTGVMRLRALMKEGKLLYPIIAVNDAYTKFLFDNRYGTGQSTIDGILRATNVLMSGKVVVVAGYGWCGRGIAMRARGMGARVVVTEVNPVRALEAVMDGFEVMPMSEACKIGDIFITVTGNINVIRGEHMLKMKDGAILANSGHFNVEINLEDLEAITREKIEIRPNVIEHVLVNGKRLYLLAEGRLVNLVAAEGHPSEVMDMSFANQALSVEYLVKKGSELAPRVYSVPKEIDEEVARLKLRSMGISIDFLTEEQKAYLESWKMGT
- a CDS encoding MBL fold metallo-hydrolase produces the protein MKIELLAYDSMGVRSMATLIETKDIRLMIDPGVALAPYRYGLPPHELEIKKLNEMWSVIEDNLIDCTHVVITHYHYDHHEPDSAELLAKKMVYVKHPTQNINFSQKRRASYFLSKINEAGGTYQYADGRDIRVNSTIIRISEPIPHGTNTKLGYVIMVSVCDGEEKVLYTSDVEGPSLDAQLDIILRERSDVLIVDGPMTYMLGYRYPYESLEASIKNLIRIIRETPVKTIVLDHHLMRDLGYKQKIEPVIREAELKGVRLLSAAEFEGKPIEMLEARRKELYGSSCYELDVA
- a CDS encoding translation initiation factor IF-2 subunit beta, which encodes MLETKDERFQEYLALLERALSQVPAKPLTTGRFQVPKAKVITMGNRTIIQNFKEIVSTLNRQPEQFFNFLLHELGTAGVLDDTRAILHGKFSKEKIDGLIDVYTKLYVICPVCKGVDTTLRKEGRVLMIHCTACGAISPARGT
- a CDS encoding DUF424 family protein encodes the protein MSSDDQVEVYVKIHRHGGDVVVAVCDAELLGKTFAEGAVKIEVSEKFYGGEKMSLKEAMKIAKKATIANFLGENCVKYAIKRKLIHKDAVTVVASIPHAQLIKIT